The following are encoded together in the Bos mutus isolate GX-2022 chromosome 3, NWIPB_WYAK_1.1, whole genome shotgun sequence genome:
- the LOC102278736 gene encoding SLAM family member 9 yields the protein MGFSFLWSLLLLGLLIGPGASRAPMVVTGILGGSVTLPLQLQDGQQVESISWVSRSVPGAIATVTLVEAGGPDTFHQEESRYWGRLSVVGPDRSLQISHLNWADAGSYRAHVNLRSSRLTHTREYSLHVYEPLAQPRVTVSTRISGNGHCLIILTCVAESRGGTVTYSWAPLGPQTAVSHGGSVLSVSLRPGDSALNFTCMVKNPVSNSSSLPILVPPSCTERPQEPKITASSQIMKDGTCFITLACLLDQAGEDVQYSWDPQGQGAVVSHGGTTLSISWRSGVSDSYHCTVKNPVSQSSSSISVKPLCSGSFLPCCLRKEFLLFLILGALQIKQI from the exons ATGGGTTTTTCTTTCCTGTGGTCCTTGCTCCTCCTTGGTCTTCTCATTG GACCAGGGGCTTCCAGAGCCCCCATGGTGGTAACTGGGATCCTGGGGGGCTCTGTCACTCTGCCCCTGCAGCTGCAGGATGGACAGCAGGTGGAGAGCATCTCCTGGGTAAGTCGCTCAGTCCCTGGGGCAATAGCCACAGTAACCTTGGTAGAAGCTGGAGGACCAGACACCTTTCACCAGGAAGAATCACGGTACTGGGGTCGTCTGAGTGTGGTGGGCCCAGACCGCTCCCTGCAGATCAGCCACCTGAACTGGGCAGACGCGGGGTCCTACCGAGCCCACGTTAATCTTCGGAGCTCCCGCCTCACCCACACCAGGGAGTACAGCCTGCATGTCTATG AGCCGCTGGCCCAGCCCCGTGTCACAGTGAGCACCAGGATTAGTGGGAATGGACACTGCCTCATCATCCTGACATGCgtggcagaaagcagaggaggCACTGTGACCTACAGCTGGGCGCCCCTGGGACCCCAGACCGCTGTGTCCCATGGAGGGTCTGTCCTGAGTGTCAGCTTGCGGCCTGGGGATAGCGCGCTGAACTTCACCTGCATGGTCAAGAACCCAGTCAGTAACAGTAGCTCCCTTCCCATTTTGGTGCCGCCTTCATGCACAG AGAGACCGCAGGAGCCCAAAATCACAGCCAGCTCTCAGATCATGAAGGATGGGACCTGCTTCATCACTCTGGCCTGTTTGCTGGACCAGGCTGGAGAGGATGTTCAGTACAGCTGGGACCCCCAAGGCCAGGGGGCGGTTGTGTCACATGGGGGAACCACTCTCAGCATCTCCTGGAGATCTGGGGTCAGCGATAGCTATCACTGTACAGTCAAGAACCCCGTCAGCCAGAGCTCCAGCTCCATCTCCGTCAAGCCCCTCTGCTCAG GTTCCTTCCTACCCTGCTGCCTGAGGAAagagtttcttctctttttgatcCTGGGAGCTTTGCAGATTAAACAGATTTGA